The DNA window CCAGCAGTACGGCGCGCCGCACCAGCAGCCCGCGCCGGGCTGGCCGGGTGCGCAGCAGGCGTATCACCCGGGTGGCGTCGGTCCGGGGCAGCCGCCGGCCGTGCCGACCGCGAAGCGGATCCCGGAGGACCAGCCGTTCGTGGTCCGGCCGAGCCTGCGCAAGCGGGCGCTGACCCTCGGCCTGGTGACCCTGGCGATCGGCCTCGTGATCGCGTGCCCGATCGGGCTCGCCGCGTCGTCGGAGGGCGGCGGCGTCGGGCTGCTCGCCATCATTCCGGTGGTCATGCTCGTCTTCGCCGTGCCGGTCGGCCTCCAGCTCTGGCTGGTCTCCTCCGGCGGACCGGTGCTGGCGCTCGGGCCCGCCGGGCTGTGGATCAAGACGCGGCCGACCCGGGGGCAGGCGATCTGGCTGCCGTGGGAACTGGTCGAGCGGATCTACGTGCGGCGCTGGAGCCTGGAGAAGATGCTCTGCGTGAAGCCCCGGGACCCGCGGGTCGGCAGCGGCCTGGGCGCCTTCACCGCGCTCGACTCCGGGATGCAGCAGGCCTTCTTCGGCACCGGCTTCACCGCCACCGTCAACCACGCCGACCGGAGCGAGGACGAGATCATGCGAGCCGTGGTCGGGTACGCGGCCGGTCGCTGCCGGGTGGGCTGAACCGGGCGCGACGCAGAGGTGGCTGTGCATTACCGCACACCGTGCACCCGCTCGGTTGCCGCCGGTTCCCATCTCGTTAGGCTGCGGCAAATGGCCTGTCTCATCTGATGACAGGCGTCAAACTGATTTTCCAACGCTGGTGGCGGCGCGACGGCGCGCCGCGGAGACGGGACGGGACGCGCAATCGTGGACCTGTACGAGTACCAGGGGCGGGACCTGTTCGAGCGGCACGGGTTGCCCGTGCTCGCCGGCGGCGTCGCCACTACCCCGGAGGAGGCCCGCGCGATCGCCGAGCGCCTCGGCGGCCGGGTTGTCGTCAAGGCGCAGGTGAAGGTCGGCGGCCGCGGCAAGGCCGGCGGCGTGAAGCTGGCCGAGGGCGCGGAGGAGACGGTGGCCCGCGCCACCGACATCCTGGGCATGGACATCAAGGGTCACACGGTCCACAAGGTCATGATCACGGTGACCGCGGACGTGGCCGAGGAGTACTACTTCTCGTACCTGCTGGACCGGGCGAACCGCACCTTCCTCTGCATCGCCAGCGTGGCCGGCGGCATGGACATCGAGCAGGTCGCCGCCGAGACCCCCGAGAAGGTCGTCAAGGCCCCGATCGACGCCAACACCGGCGTGGACGAGGCCAAGGCGCGGGAGATCGTCAGCGCGGCCGGCTTCCCGGCCGAGGTCGCCGACCAGGTGGTCGAGGTCGCGGTCAAGCTGTGGCAGGCGTTCGTCGCCGAGGACGCCACGCTGGTCGAGGTGAACCCGCTGGCCACGACCAAGGACGGCAAGCTGCTGCTGCTGGACGCCAAGATCACCCTCGACGAGAACGCCGCGTTCCGGCACCCGGACCACGAGGCCCTGGTCGACCAGGCGTCGGTGGACCCGCTGGAGCAGGCCGCCAAGGCCAAGGACCTCAACTACGTCAAGCTCGACGGCGAGGTCGGCATCATCGGCAACGGCGCGGGCCTGGTCATGTCCACCCTCGACGTGGTCGCGTACGCCGGTGAGCGGCACGGCGGCGTCAAGCCGGCCAACTTCCTCGACATCGGCGGTGGCGCGAGCGCCGAGGTGATGGCGAACGGCCTGGAGATCGTCCTTTCCGACCCGTCGGTGAAGAGCGTCTTCGTCAACGTCTTCGGCGGCATCACCGCCTGCGACGCGGTCGCCAACGGCATCGTGCAGGCGCTGGCGCTGCTCGAGCAGCGCGGCGAGAAGGCCACCAAGCCGCTCGTCGTCCGCCTCGACGGCAACAACGCCGAGGCCGGCCGGGCGATTCTCGACGGCGCGAACAACCCGCTGATCCAGCGGGTCGACACCATGGACGGCGCGGCCGAGCGGGCCGCCGAGCTGGCAGCTGCGGGGGTCTGACAATGGCTATCTGGCTGACCAAGGACTCCAAGGTCATCGTGCAGGGGATGACCGGTTCCGAGGGTTCGAAGCACACCCGGCGGATGCTCGCCGCCGGCACCAACGTCGTCGGCGGCGTCAACCCGCGCAAGGCGGGCCAGAAGGTCGACTTCGACGGCACCGAGCTGCCGGTGTTCGCGTCCGTCGCGGACGCCATGAAGGAGACCGGGGCGGACGTCACGGTCATCTTCGTGCCGCCGCAGTTCACCAAGGCCGCGGTCGTCGAGGCGATCGACGCCGGCATCGACCTGGCCGTGGTGATCACCGAGGGCGTGCCGGTGCACGACACCGCCGCGTTCTGGGCGTACAACGTGGCCCAGGGTGAGCGGACCCGGATCATCGGGCCGAACTGCCCGGGCATCGCCTCGCCGGGCGCGTCCAACGCCGGCATCATCCCGGCCGACATCACCGGCTCCGGCCGGATCGGCCTGGTCAGCAAGAGCGGCACGCTGACCTACCAGATGATGTACGAGCTGCGGGACATCGGCTTCTCCACCTGCGTCGGCATCGGCGGTGACCCGATCATCGGCACCACCCACATCGACGCGCTGGCCGCCTTCGAGGCGGACCCGGAGACCGACGCGATCGTCATGATCGGCGAGATCGGCGGCGACGCCGAGGAGCGGGCGGCCGAGTTCATCAAGGCCAACGTGACCAAGCCGGTTGTCGGCTACATCGCCGGCTTCACCGCCCCGCCCGGCAAGACCATGGGCCACGCCGGCGCCATCATCTCCGGCTCGGCGGGCACCGCCGACGCCAAGAAGGCGGCGCTGGAGGCGGTCGGCGTGAAGGTCGGCAAGACCCCGACCGAGACCGCCAAGCTGATGCGGGAGATCATGTCCGGCCGCTGAGCGGTCCCGTGACGTGCCGAGGGGGTCGACCGGTTCCGGTCGGCCCCCTCGCCCGTCCTACCGGTACCAGTACGGGGAGTAGTAGTTGCCCCGGGACCGGATGATGGCGCTGGCGATGAGGTTGATGACGCCGAACGCGATGGCCAGCCAGCCGAGCACCGGGGACTT is part of the Micromonospora halotolerans genome and encodes:
- the sucC gene encoding ADP-forming succinate--CoA ligase subunit beta gives rise to the protein MDLYEYQGRDLFERHGLPVLAGGVATTPEEARAIAERLGGRVVVKAQVKVGGRGKAGGVKLAEGAEETVARATDILGMDIKGHTVHKVMITVTADVAEEYYFSYLLDRANRTFLCIASVAGGMDIEQVAAETPEKVVKAPIDANTGVDEAKAREIVSAAGFPAEVADQVVEVAVKLWQAFVAEDATLVEVNPLATTKDGKLLLLDAKITLDENAAFRHPDHEALVDQASVDPLEQAAKAKDLNYVKLDGEVGIIGNGAGLVMSTLDVVAYAGERHGGVKPANFLDIGGGASAEVMANGLEIVLSDPSVKSVFVNVFGGITACDAVANGIVQALALLEQRGEKATKPLVVRLDGNNAEAGRAILDGANNPLIQRVDTMDGAAERAAELAAAGV
- the sucD gene encoding succinate--CoA ligase subunit alpha — encoded protein: MAIWLTKDSKVIVQGMTGSEGSKHTRRMLAAGTNVVGGVNPRKAGQKVDFDGTELPVFASVADAMKETGADVTVIFVPPQFTKAAVVEAIDAGIDLAVVITEGVPVHDTAAFWAYNVAQGERTRIIGPNCPGIASPGASNAGIIPADITGSGRIGLVSKSGTLTYQMMYELRDIGFSTCVGIGGDPIIGTTHIDALAAFEADPETDAIVMIGEIGGDAEERAAEFIKANVTKPVVGYIAGFTAPPGKTMGHAGAIISGSAGTADAKKAALEAVGVKVGKTPTETAKLMREIMSGR